One Alnus glutinosa chromosome 3, dhAlnGlut1.1, whole genome shotgun sequence genomic region harbors:
- the LOC133862536 gene encoding uncharacterized protein LOC133862536: protein MLFQELLFVKGLASQIPWLVTGDFNVVRAYQEKSGKEGFSNYEHEFIDCLSCLEIEDRSSCAWLFPYVDKQSMWISISKKLDRALSNLEWLQHFGNTAVECLERGVSDHSLILFLDWIAEGWSINVEGYSMFRLYSKLKTVKRILKVKNLEVFGGLGQRVSQVRQELAAAQAAFLSSHGDATWLQKERECLHVLISITAAEENFFKQKPRNNWLNLGDGNTVFFHKNLLGHTSHEFTHVKADKVANLFCKKFSPCVERMQARVTKDEIQQVILSMDRTKAPGPEGLLKEVNSTIITLVPKKKNATSVGYFRPISCCNLVYKCITKILANRLVAGVDEVISSNQGAFVPKRSIVENILLTQELVSNYHRTMGKARCTLKIDLMKAYDSLNWDYVFHCLGCLGARSKLLPRLFFQ, encoded by the exons ATGTTATTTCAAGAGCTCCTCTTTGTCAAGGGGTTAGCGTCTCAGATTCCTTGGCTTGTTACaggagattttaatgtggttAGAGCTTATCAGGAGAAAAGTGGTAAGGAAGGGTTTTCTAACTATGAACATGAGTTTATAGACTGCTTGAGCTGTTTGGAGATTGAGGATCGATCTAGCTGCGCCTGGCTGTTTCCATACGTGGACAAACAATCAATGTGGATCTCTATTTCCAAAAAGCTGGATCGAGCCCTTTCTAATCTGGAGTGGCTTCAACACTTTGGCAACACTGCTGTGGAATGTTTGGAGAGGGGAGTGTCGGATCATTCTCTAATTCTT TTCTTGGATTGGATTGCGGAAGGCTGGAGTATCAATGTAGAAGGCTATTCTATGTTTAGGCTTTATTCTAAGCTTAAGACTGTGAAGCGAATTTTAAAGGTGAAAAACTTGGAGGTTTTTGGGGGTTTGGGACAGAGAGTGTCTCAAGTTAGGCAAGAGTTGGCTGCTGCCCAGGCTGCATTCCTCTCTTCTCATGGAGACGCTACTTGGcttcaaaaagaaagagaatgttTGCATGTTCTAATTTCTATCACAGCTGCTGAAGAGAACTTTTTTAAGCAGAAGCCTCGGAATAATTGGTTGAATTTAGGAGATGGAAATACAGTTTTTTTCCACAAG AATCTCCTTGGGCATACTTCTCATGAATTCACTCACGTAAAGGCTGATAAAGTTGCTAATTTGTTCTGTAAGAAGTTCTCTCCTTGTGTTGAGCGCATGCAGGCTCGGGTGACTAAAGATGAGATTCAACAAGTTATTCTCTCTATGGATAGAACCAAAGCCCCGGGTCCTGAAGG GTTGCTTAAGGAGGTCAACTCTACAATTATAACCCTTGTCCCCAAGAAAAAGAATGCTACTTCTGTGGGGTATTTTAGGCCTATTTCTTGTTGTAACTTGGTCTACAAATGTATTACAAAGATTCTGGCCAATAGATTGGTGGCCGGAGTAGATGAGGTAATTAGCTCTAATCAAGGTGCTTTTGTTCCAAAGAGAAGTATAGTGGAGAATATTTTGCTTACTCAAGAACTAGTGTCCAACTATCATAGAACAATGGGTAAGGCTCGTTGCACTCTCAAGATTGACTTAATGAAAGCTTATGATTCCCTTAATTGGGACTATGTTTTTCATTGCTTGGGCTGCCTTGGTGCTAGGTCAAAATTGTTGCCAAGGTTATTCTTCCAATAA
- the LOC133862258 gene encoding protein DETOXIFICATION 27-like, with the protein MSTLASVEDAKVPLLEDCVSLVPSKDGEDDQDQDLARRVWIESKKLWHIVGPAIFSRLASYSMLIITQAFAGHLGDLELAAISIANNVIVGFDLGLLLGMASALETLCGQAFGAKKYNMLGVYMQRSWIVLFMCCMLLLPLYLFASPVLKLLGQPSDVAELSGVVTMWMIPLHFSFAFQFPLTRFLQSQLKNAVTAWVSLVALVVHVILSWLFVYRLQLGVVGIAVTLSFSWWVTVFGLLGYAVCGGCPLTWTGFSIEAFSHLWEFVKLSAASGLMLCLENWYYRILILMTGNLQNAEIAVDSLSICMAINGWEMMIPLAFFAATGVRVANELGAGNGKGAKFATTVSVVTSIIIGLFFWLLIMIFHNEFALIFSSSKPVLEEVNKLSVLLAFTIFLNSVQPVLSGVAVGSGWQSYVAYINLGCYYLIGLPLGFFMGWAFHLGVMGIWAGMIFGGTAIQTLILAIITIRCDWEKEAEKATMHLVKWEANTKQEQ; encoded by the exons ATGTCTACCCTGGCGTCAGTAGAGGATGCGAAGGTTCCTTTATTGGAAGATTGCGTTTCACTCGTCCCATCGAAAGATGGAGAAGATGATCAAGACCAAGATCTCGCTCGGAGGGTTTGGATCGAGTCTAAGAAGCTGTGGCACATAGTGGGTCCTGCAATCTTCAGCCGCCTCGCCTCTTACTCCATGTTGATCATCACCCAAGCCTTTGCCGGCCACTTGGGTGATCTTGAGCTCGCTGCGATTTCCATTGCCAATAATGTCATCGTTGGCTTCGACTTGGGCCTCTTG cTGGGAATGGCAAGCGCTCTAGAAACGCTATGCGGGCAAGCTTTTGGGGCCAAAAAGTACAACATGTTGGGTGTATACATGCAGCGATCGTGGATCGTTCTTTTCATGTGTTGCATGCTGCTTTTGCCTCTTTATCTCTTTGCCTCTCCGGTCTTGAAGCTATTGGGACAGCCTTCAGATGTAGCGGAGCTATCTGGGGTTGTGACTATGTGGATGATACCACTTCATTTTAGCTTTGCATTTCAGTTCCCTCTGACGAGATTCTTGCAGAGCCAGCTCAAAAATGCGGTGACTGCGTGGGTGTCTCTGGTGGCACTTGTGGTGCATGTGATTCTAAGTTGGCTGTTTGTGTATAGGCTTCAACTTGGAGTGGTTGGAATTGCAGTGACTTTGAGCTTTTCTTGGTGGGTAACGGTGTTTGGGCTTCTGGGTTATGCTGTCTGTGGTGGTTGTCCTCTTACATGGACTGGTTTCTCCATTGAAGCATTCTCTCATCTCTGGGAGTTTGTCAAACTTTCAGCTGCTTCCGGACTCATGCTTTG CTTAGAGAATTGGTATTACAGAATACTGATATTGATGACTGGAAATCTGCAGAATGCTGAAATTGCCGTGGATTCTTTGTCCATATG CATGGCAATAAACGGATGGGAGATGATGATTCCTCTTGCATTCTTTGCCGCAACCGG AGTGAGGGTGGCAAATGAGCTTGGAGCTGGCAATGGAAAAGGAGCCAAATTCGCCACGACAGTATCGGTGGTAACATCAATTATAATTGGTCTTTTTTTCTGGTTATTGATTATGATTTTCCACAATGAGTTTGCGTTGATATTCTCTTCAAGCAAACCTGTCCTGGAAGAAGTGAACAAGCTTTCAGTCCTCTTAGCCTTCACTATTTTTCTCAATAGTGTTCAGCCAGTTCTCTCTG GCGTGGCTGTGGGATCGGGATGGCAATCATATGTTGCCTACATAAACTTAGGTTGCTACTATCTGATTGGGTTGCCTCTCGGATTTTTCATGGGATGGGCCTTCCATCTAGGAGTTATG GGAATTTGGGCTGGAATGATCTTTGGTGGGACAGCAATTCAAACCTTGATATTGGCCATCATTACCATAAGATGTGACTGGGAaaaagag GCAGAGAAAGCTACGATGCACCTAGTGAAGTGGGAGGCCAACACGAAGCAAGAACAGTAG